In the genome of Pseudorca crassidens isolate mPseCra1 chromosome 14, mPseCra1.hap1, whole genome shotgun sequence, one region contains:
- the TRIB2 gene encoding tribbles homolog 2, whose product MNIHRSTPITIARYGRSRNKTQDFEELSSIRSAEPSQSFSPNLGSPSPPETPNLSHCVSCIGKYLLLEPLEGDHVFRAVHLHSGEELVCKVFDISCYQESLAPCFCLSAHSNINQITEIILGETKAYVFFERSYGDMHSFVRTCKKLKEEEAARLFYQIASAVAHCHDGGLVLRDLKLRKFIFKDEERTRVKLESLEDAYILRGDDDSLSDKHGCPAYVSPEILNTNGSYSGKAADVWSLGVMLYTMLVGRYPFHDIEPSSLFSKIRRGQFNIPETLSPKAKCLIRSILRREPSERLTSQEILDHPWFSTDFSVWNSGYGAKEVSDQLVPDVNMEENLDPFFN is encoded by the exons ATGAACATACACAGGTCTACCCCCATCACAATAGCAAGATATGGGAGATCGCGGAACAAAACCCAGGATTTCGAAGAGTTGTCGTCTATAAGGTCCGCCGAACCCAGCCAGAGTTTCAGCCCGAACCTTGGCTCCCCGAGCCCGCCTGAGACTCCGAACTTGTCGCATTGCGTTTCTTGCATCGGGAAATACTTATTGTTGGAACCTCTGGAGGGAGACCACGTTTTTCGTGCCGTGCATCTGCACAGTGGAGAGGAGCTGGTGTGCAAG GTGTTTGATATCAGCTGCTACCAGGAGTCCCTGGCCCCCTGCTTTTGCCTGTCTGCCCACAGCAACATCAACCAAATCACCGAAATCATCCTGGGGGAGACGAAAGCTTATGTGTTCTTTGAGCGCAGCTATGGGGACATGCATTCCTTCGTTCGCACCTGCAAGAAGCTGAAGGAGGAGGAAGCGGCCAGGCTGTTCTACCAGATCGCCTCAGCGGTGGCCCACTGCCACGATGGCGGGCTGGTGCTGCGGGACCTCAAGCTGCGGAAATTTATCTTTAAGGACGAAGAAAG GACTCGGGTCAAGCTGGAAAGCCTGGAAGATGCCTACATTCTGCGGGGAGATGACGACTCCCTCTCCGACAAGCACGGCTGCCCAGCGTACGTCAGCCCAGAGATCTTGAACACCAATGGCAGCTACTCGGGCAAAGCAGCTGATGTGTGGAGCCTGGGGGTGATGCTCTACACCATGTTGGTTGGGCGGTACCCTTTCCATGACATTGAGCCCAGTTCCCTCTTCAGCAAGATCCGGCGTGGCCAGTTCAACATTCCAGAGACTCTGTCGCCCAAGGCCAAGTGCCTCATCCGAAGCATCCTGCGGCGGGAGCCCTCAGAGCGGCTGACCTCGCAGGAAATTCTGGACCATCCTTGGTTTTCTACAGATTTTAGTGTCTGGAATTCAGGATATGGTGCTAAGGAAGTGTCTGATCAGCTGGTGCCGGATGTCAACATGGAAGAGAACTTGGACCCTTTCTTTAACTGA